A window of Mangifera indica cultivar Alphonso chromosome 13, CATAS_Mindica_2.1, whole genome shotgun sequence contains these coding sequences:
- the LOC123194713 gene encoding auxin-responsive protein SAUR76-like → MAIGGKLMKLKSVLKKLNSFNKQSGGRPRITSVVATTDDSCANAGDLHPVYVGKSRRRYLISSDIIDHPLFKELAERSNDSSHTINVACEVVLFEHLLWMLENADPQPESLEELAEFYVC, encoded by the coding sequence ATGGCGATAGGTGGCAAGCTGATGAAACTCAAGTCAGTACTCAAAAAGCTCAACTCATTCAACAAACAAAGCGGCGGACGTCCTAGGATTACCTCCGTAGTCGCAACCACAGATGATTCCTGCGCCAACGCCGGCGACCTTCACCCTGTTTACGTCGGAAAATCCAGGAGACGATATCTCATCAGCTCCGACATTATCGATCATCCGCTTTTCAAAGAACTGGCTGAGCGATCAAACGATTCGTCCCACACGATAAACGTGGCGTGCGAGGTTGTGTTGTTTGAGCACTTGCTTTGGATGCTGGAAAATGCCGATCCACAGCCCGAGTCTTTAGAGGAACTCGCTGAGTTCTACGTTTGTTGA